The nucleotide window ATTGGCCAATTGGGTCCTTACTAAGCCATCTGCCCATATGGTTTATAACAATGGTAAAATCACCTCAACGATTCCTAAGTAGGTGAATTCAGCGCTAAACATGAAAGAATTATCTCTGCACTGTATAGTTACTTAAATAACCGGTTTTAATTGTAAACCAAATTAGGTATACTAAGCTTGTGTGAGTAATAAATCATGTTTTAGTCAATGCTCAAGTGAAAGGGCTTCCTTTCACAAAAATGATGGGAGTGTCGGGCTGTGTATTATTTTGTTAACGAGTATATTCTCCAAAAAAACTCTAGTGTTGAACATACAGCGATGAAACGGGTTAAGTTATTTAATCACTATAAAACACCCGCTAAGATTGTCACCAAGATTTATGATCGGTTATTACACCAGACGATTAAGAAGTTTGATGTTGACGACAGTGAAATCTTGAATATGTTTGACTACTTCCAAGAAGCAACTGCTTTATCTGCTGATAAGTTTTTGACAACTGAAGACATGAATATTCCAATTGAATACGAAATTAATGTTGGTGCCAACTTCAGTGGAATTTTTAACGGTGACCGGTTGGTGGAGAACGTCGGGTTTATTCCTGGCACGATTGGTCGTGTTTTTTATCAGGAATTTTTCGACCAGCAAGGCAATCGAGTTGGCACTGATCTTTGGGACTGGCGTGGGTTTAAGTCAGCGACACAATATTTTGGACAGAACGGTCAGCTGATTTCTCAGCGGTATTACAATGTTTCAGGGGCAACGGTATTAGAAGAATACTTTGCGCCTGATACAGAAGGGAAGCCGCTTTCTTCCCGTTTGATTTTGAAGAACTATCGGGATAAGGGTGATTTGTTCTTCCAGAACGTGGATGACTTATTCGTTTTCTTCCTGAATGAGCTGAGCAAGCAAGATGCTGACACAACGTTTATGGTCGACCGTCCAGGTACTGGGGTTCAACCAATGTTGGCCTTGAATGATGCATCAAAGAAATACTTGTACATTCCAATTAATCATGGGGTAAATCCTAATGATCCTGTCTTTACAGATATGGATGGGTTCTTGCAGCCTGCCTTTGAACACTTTAATCAATTCGATGGGTTTATCACGGATACACCGCAACAGGCAGAGCACTTGCAGACACGCTATCCTAAGGCGCACATCTTCTCAATCTCAGGGACATCGACGTTACCAGTCTCCAAAGAGGGAACGGGCAATGTGGCTGTTAGTGACCGGAAGCCGCACAGTTTGGTCTATGTTGGCCGGATTGCACCGGACAAGCAGATCGATCAACAATTACGGATGTTTGCGTTAGTTAAGGATCGGGTGACCGATGCGACAATGACCTTATTTGGTTATGGTGACCCTAAATATGTTGAAGAAATGAAGAAGTTAGTCACTGAGCTGAAGCTAGATGGCAGCGTGACGTTTATGGATTACGTACCTGGGTTGGACAAGCTTTACGACCAATATCAAGTTATGACAAACATGTCGATGGCTGATGGTGGTCCACTGGCGATGCAAGAGGCTATGATTCATGGGGTTCCTGTAATTAGTTACAAGTTCAACTATGGTCCAGCCGAGTATATCAAGGATGGTAAGGATGGTTTCCTTGTCGATTCTGGTCAAACGTTAGCTATGGCAGAGGACGTTGTAAAGCTGTTCAACAATGATAAGCAATTAGCCGAATTTAGTGATGCCGCCTATACTTCAGCACATACCCGTTGGACACGACGGAAAGTCTGGAATCGTTGGCAAAAAGAGCTAGGCCTCTAAGGTTGATGAAGAAAGGATGATCCGGGAATGTACTATTTCTTAAACGACAACATGCAATTCTCAAAATCTGGGATTGAACAATCTGAAATAAATCAACTTAATTTATTTGAAAAGCACCAAATTTCAGCTAAAATTGTAACACGAGTTTTTGCCATGGATTTGACGAACGTTTTAAAGGACGCGAAAATTGATCGCAAAAGTTTCGTGAATTTATTTGAATACTTCTGTGGCAGCCGAGATGTAGAGAGTCGGCCGTTCATGCTGAATGATTTCCCATTACCTGCGAATACGACAACGACGCGTAAGGATAATCAATTACAGGTTTTTGCACAAGGAAAAATGTTGATGATTATCTACTTCCGTGGAAATTCTGAGGAGATTAGTAACGTCCAGTATTTTGACATCAATGGTCGGACCGTTTCAATGGTTTGGTGGGACGTTCGTGGGTTCAAGTGTCTTGAACAGTTCTTTGATTGGGACGGAAAAATCTCACAAGAACTGTATTCTGGTCCCGATGGTCGCGTGCATATTGAAAAAAATCATTATCTCAATCGTGCCGGAAAAGAAAGTTTATCTTGGCGGG belongs to Levilactobacillus yonginensis and includes:
- the asp1 gene encoding accessory Sec system glycosyltransferase Asp1: MYYFVNEYILQKNSSVEHTAMKRVKLFNHYKTPAKIVTKIYDRLLHQTIKKFDVDDSEILNMFDYFQEATALSADKFLTTEDMNIPIEYEINVGANFSGIFNGDRLVENVGFIPGTIGRVFYQEFFDQQGNRVGTDLWDWRGFKSATQYFGQNGQLISQRYYNVSGATVLEEYFAPDTEGKPLSSRLILKNYRDKGDLFFQNVDDLFVFFLNELSKQDADTTFMVDRPGTGVQPMLALNDASKKYLYIPINHGVNPNDPVFTDMDGFLQPAFEHFNQFDGFITDTPQQAEHLQTRYPKAHIFSISGTSTLPVSKEGTGNVAVSDRKPHSLVYVGRIAPDKQIDQQLRMFALVKDRVTDATMTLFGYGDPKYVEEMKKLVTELKLDGSVTFMDYVPGLDKLYDQYQVMTNMSMADGGPLAMQEAMIHGVPVISYKFNYGPAEYIKDGKDGFLVDSGQTLAMAEDVVKLFNNDKQLAEFSDAAYTSAHTRWTRRKVWNRWQKELGL